Proteins encoded together in one Thermophilibacter immobilis window:
- a CDS encoding Nramp family divalent metal transporter, producing the protein MWGDVHTGHRGGLEVLKSIGPGLLVTVGFIDPGNWASNMAAGSTYGYALLWVVTLSTVMLVVLQHNVAHLGIVSGKCLAEATTDYLPRPVSRVVLATAMLASVATAMAEVLGGAIALQMLFQLPLQIGSILVAAVSLALLLTNSYQRIERLIIGFVSVIGLSFLIEIALVQVDWPLAAVSWVVPSAPAGSSVVIMSVLGAVVMPHNLFLHSEIIQSSRYDMQGDEVIRERLSHEFTDTLFSMIVGWAINSAMVILAAATFWKAGVQITDLAQAASTLTPMLGRAASFIFALALLMAGVSSSVTAGMAAGTISAGMAAEPYDIHDRHSSLGVVLTFVLGTAAIFFVSDPFQGLVLSQAALSLQLPITIFLQIYLTSSKRVMGGYANGVGLKVLLVVIGIIVTVLNVLSLVNGG; encoded by the coding sequence ATCTGGGGAGACGTCCACACGGGGCATCGCGGGGGCCTCGAGGTTCTCAAGTCCATAGGACCGGGGCTCCTGGTCACGGTTGGGTTTATCGACCCGGGCAACTGGGCGTCCAACATGGCGGCGGGTTCCACGTATGGCTACGCGCTCCTGTGGGTGGTCACCCTATCCACCGTCATGCTCGTCGTGTTGCAGCACAACGTCGCACACCTGGGGATCGTGAGCGGGAAGTGCCTGGCCGAGGCCACGACGGACTATCTTCCGCGTCCGGTCTCCCGCGTTGTGCTTGCGACGGCGATGCTCGCCTCCGTGGCCACGGCCATGGCCGAGGTCCTGGGCGGTGCCATCGCGCTGCAGATGCTCTTCCAGCTGCCCCTGCAGATCGGGTCGATTCTGGTGGCGGCCGTCTCGCTCGCCTTGCTGCTCACCAACTCGTATCAGCGCATCGAGCGGCTGATCATCGGCTTCGTGTCTGTGATCGGCCTGTCGTTTCTGATCGAGATCGCGCTCGTGCAGGTCGACTGGCCCCTGGCGGCGGTCTCGTGGGTTGTGCCCAGCGCGCCGGCCGGCTCGTCCGTGGTAATCATGAGCGTGCTCGGCGCCGTGGTCATGCCTCACAACCTCTTCCTGCATTCCGAGATCATCCAGAGCAGCAGGTACGACATGCAGGGTGACGAGGTCATCCGGGAGCGCCTGTCGCATGAGTTCACGGACACGCTCTTCTCGATGATCGTGGGATGGGCCATCAACTCCGCGATGGTCATCCTTGCGGCGGCTACGTTCTGGAAGGCGGGCGTCCAGATTACCGACCTCGCCCAGGCGGCCTCAACGCTCACGCCCATGCTGGGCCGAGCGGCCTCGTTCATCTTTGCGCTCGCCCTGCTCATGGCCGGCGTCTCCTCGTCCGTCACGGCGGGCATGGCGGCGGGGACCATCTCGGCGGGCATGGCGGCCGAGCCGTACGACATCCACGATCGCCACAGCTCGCTGGGCGTGGTGCTCACGTTCGTACTGGGCACGGCCGCCATCTTCTTTGTGAGCGATCCGTTCCAGGGTCTCGTGCTCTCACAGGCGGCGCTCTCGCTGCAGCTGCCCATCACGATTTTCCTGCAGATCTACCTGACCAGCTCCAAGCGGGTCATGGGCGGCTACGCCAACGGGGTGGGGCTCAAGGTCCTTCTCGTGGTCATAGGTATCATAGTGACCGTGCTCAACGTGCTCTCGCTCGTAAACGGCGGCTAG
- a CDS encoding aldo/keto reductase, with amino-acid sequence MDTATLKLNNGIVIPTLGFGTWLIPNDQAADTVCCALKSGYHHIDTAQGYGNEEGVGRGLRQSGVAREDVFVTTKVAAGLKGYDSTAASIDESLAKLGLDSLDLLLIHSPQPWDAYGSDDRYLAGNRETWRAMEDAVGAGKVRSIGVSNFQVGDLQNILGVCHIKPAANQIRAHVGAMPFELIDWCRAREIVVEAYSPIAHGATLANAALAAMADRYDAGVGRLCVRYCLQHDLVALPKAANPDHIRANAQLDFTISDEDMAALDAVDPIADYERDERFPAFHGRL; translated from the coding sequence AGGCGGCAGACACCGTATGCTGTGCCCTCAAGAGTGGCTATCACCACATCGACACCGCCCAGGGCTATGGCAACGAGGAGGGAGTCGGGCGCGGGCTGCGCCAGAGCGGCGTGGCACGCGAGGACGTCTTCGTGACCACCAAGGTCGCCGCTGGCCTCAAGGGCTACGACTCGACGGCTGCCTCGATCGACGAGTCCCTTGCCAAGCTCGGTCTCGACTCTCTTGACCTCCTCCTCATCCACAGCCCTCAGCCCTGGGACGCATACGGCTCCGATGACCGCTACCTCGCCGGCAACCGCGAGACCTGGCGCGCGATGGAGGACGCCGTCGGCGCAGGCAAGGTGCGCTCCATCGGCGTCTCCAACTTTCAGGTGGGCGACCTCCAGAACATCCTGGGGGTCTGCCACATCAAGCCCGCCGCCAACCAGATTCGCGCGCACGTGGGCGCCATGCCTTTCGAGCTCATCGACTGGTGTCGCGCACGCGAAATCGTGGTGGAGGCGTATTCCCCCATCGCCCACGGCGCCACGCTCGCCAACGCCGCGCTCGCCGCCATGGCCGACCGCTACGACGCGGGCGTGGGCCGACTGTGTGTGCGCTACTGCCTGCAGCACGACCTTGTGGCGCTGCCCAAGGCGGCCAATCCCGACCATATCCGCGCCAACGCCCAGCTCGACTTCACCATCTCCGACGAGGACATGGCCGCGCTCGACGCCGTCGACCCCATCGCTGACTACGAGCGCGACGAGCGTTTCCCCGCCTTTCATGGCAGGCTCTAG